The following coding sequences are from one Coffea arabica cultivar ET-39 chromosome 11e, Coffea Arabica ET-39 HiFi, whole genome shotgun sequence window:
- the LOC113719647 gene encoding uncharacterized protein: MDRRMNGGGFGFGDYYDEVDRSTGMASSSSSSPSSSSTPAKIFAVNSPPPTAAVGVGGYIEHTVSKFDTLAGVAIKYGVEVADIKRMNGLVSDLQMFALKTLQIPLPGRHPPSPSLSNGLDTQGPRGCEQTQPTRRHSDLFDSFQSLKLTPSPQRKVSPAMSSLQGYYGLKPAEEKSASEGFEMAVYWKGGAHYLEDGPFARPSSNLNPPLSHHRKSKSEANGFATENGHLDDHLSAQESTDSDSDNWIEKLLVRRRQKSEADFSSRTPEKLLKEDNSGASGFSAITGKGLALRPKSTSRTLPGAEAEAGLPNPIPIGLGESFVIDSLSGVRKSSSTSSLQDSENGTLSSLWPTTKWSLKPDLQALSSAVITRPIFDGLPKPISGRRNKAALD, translated from the exons ATGGATAGGAGAATGAATGGAGGAGGGTTCGGATTTGGAGATTATTATGATGAGGTGGATCGATCCACGGGAATGGCGTCCTCTTCTTCGTCGTCGCCGTCGTCATCATCAACGCCGGCCAAAATTTTTGCTGTGAATTCACCTCCGCCGACGGCGGCCGTGGGTGTCGGTGGTTATATAGAACATACGGTTTCTAAATTTGATACGCTTGCCGGTGTCGCTATCAAATACGGTGTAGAG GTGGCTGATATAAAGAGGATGAATGGCTTGGTGTCAGATCTCCAAATGTTTGCTCTAAAGACGCTTCAAATACCATTACCAGGAAGGCATCCTCCATCACCCAGCTTATCGAATGGTTTGGATACACAAGG GCCACGTGGCTGTGAGCAGACCCAACCCACCCGCAGGCACTCTGATTTATTTGACTCATTTCAGTCACTGAAGTTGACGCCTTCTCCTCAGCGGAAGGTCTCTCCAGCCATGAGCAGTTTACAAGGTTATTATGGTCTTAAACCAGCAGAGGAGAAATCTGCGTCAGAAGGCTTTGAAATGGCTGTGTATTGGAAAGGTGGAGCTCACTATTTAGAGGATGGGCCATTTGCCAGGCCTTCCAGTAATCTGAACCCACCACTGAGTCATCATAGAAAATCTAAAAGTGAAGCTAATGGTTTTGCTACAGAAAATGGTCACCTAGATGATCATCTGTCTGCTCAAGAAAGTACCGATAGTGACTCGGATAATTGGATTGAAAAGCTTCTAGTGCGAAGGCGTCAGAAATCTGAGGCTGATTTTAGTTCTCGTACTCCTGAGAAGCTGCTGAAGGAGGATAATAGCGGTGCTAGTGGCTTTTCAGCAATTACTGGTAAAGGCTTGGCTTTGAGACCCAAGTCAACTAGTCGAACTCTACCTGGAGCTGAAGCTGAAGCAGGCTTGCCAAACCCTATTCCTATAGGTTTGGGGGAATCTTTTGTAATTGACAGTCTTAGTGGCGTGAGGAAATCATCAAGTACATCAAGTTTGCAAGATTCAGAGAATGGCACTTTGTCATCCCTATGGCCTACAACAAAGTGGAGCTTGAAGCCAGATCTGCAGGCCCTTTCCTCTGCAGTGATTACGAGACCAATCTTTGACGGTTTACCTAAGCCCATATCTGGTCGTAGAAACAAAGCTGCACTTGATTAG